In Nitrososphaerales archaeon, the following proteins share a genomic window:
- a CDS encoding DEAD/DEAH box helicase: MSFTEPQIKAIPLIMSGKNLLLIAPTGTGKTEAAFLPILNALYTMEEKVRGIKVLYITPLRALNRDLLERLEWWCKRLDLRLAVRHGDTEVKERGKQALVPPDILITTPETLQVILVGKV; the protein is encoded by the coding sequence TTGTCATTCACGGAGCCTCAGATTAAAGCCATACCTCTAATCATGAGTGGCAAAAATCTTTTACTCATCGCACCGACTGGGACTGGAAAGACCGAGGCTGCCTTCTTACCTATTTTAAATGCGCTTTATACGATGGAGGAGAAGGTTAGAGGGATCAAGGTCCTCTACATTACCCCTCTGAGGGCCTTAAATCGGGATCTGCTGGAGAGGTTGGAGTGGTGGTGCAAACGTTTAGATCTAAGGTTAGCGGTCCGGCATGGGGATACCGAGGTTAAGGAGAGGGGGAAGCAGGCTTTAGTACCGCCAGATATCCTAATTACTACACCAGAAACCCTTCAGGTGATCCTCGTAGGTAAAGT